ATCTCCAGCGCATCGGAGAACGCCACGGTCGCCGCGTGCAGCGCGGTGGTGCGGCTGGCCACGAGCAGGGCGTAGCGCCAGAACTCGGCGCCCGCCGCGACGACCGCGAGACCGGTGAGGAACCACAGGATGGTCACCGCGTTGCGGTGCAGCACCCGCACGCGCTCGACCGGGCTGGGCCAGCTCGACGGCGTGCCGGGCACGGCCGTCGGGACGCGCCAGGCCAGGTGCGGAAAGCCCCAGCGCGGCGGCACGTGGTACGACGGCGGGCCGTCGTACCGCTCGGCGGGCCGGACCGGTCGTGGCGGGATCGCCCCCGGTGGCGAGCTGGCCACCCAGCGGACGCGCGGGCGGTGGGGCCTGGGGGTCGGGTGCACGGCGACTACAGGACCTGCGGCGGCCCGTCGTGCTCGCCGACGACCGGGCGGCCTTCGGCCTCCCACGACTTCATGCCGCCGGCCACGTTGATCGCGTCCCAGCCGCTCGCGTTGAGCCACGCCGCGGCCCGCGCCGAGCGGCCACCGGTGCGGCACACCACGTAGAGGGGTTGGTCGTCGGGCAGCTGGGCCAGTTCGTCGGTGCGCGCCGGCAGCTCACCGAGCGGGATGTGCACTGCGCCCGGGGCGTGGCCGGCGTCCCACTCGTCCTGCTCGCGCACGTCGAGCAGCACCAGCCCGTCGGCGGGCAGCTCGGACACGGATGCGGTCGGAATGTCACCTGGGTGCACGTTCACATCCTGACACGCGACCGCATGAACTGCACGTGAGCCCGGAAAAGGGCCACCCCCGGCACCGGAGGTGGCCCTTCTCCCAGACAGTGCAGCGCCGTCGGCTCAGTGCGCGCTCGCCTTCTCGGCGTGGGCGCCGGTGAGCGAACGGACCTCCATTTCGGCGTACTTCTTGTCGTTGCGTTCCCTGGACAGGACCGTGCCGAGGAAGCCGAGCAGGAACGACGCCGGAATGGACACCAGGCCCGGGTTCTCCAGCGGGAACCAGTGGAAGTCCACGCCCTTGATCATCGGCTTCGCGCCACCGGACACGGCGGGCGAGAAGACGATCAGCACGATCGTGATGACCAGTCCGCCGTACATGCTCCACAGCGCGCCCGCGGTGTTGAAGCGCTTCCAGAACAGCGAGTACAGCAGGGTCGGCAGGTTCGCCGAGGCCGCCACCGCGAAGGCCAGCGCAACCAGGAAGGCCACGTTCTGGTTCTTCGCGAGGATCCCGCCGACGATGGCCAGCGCACCGATCACCAGCGCGGTGATGCGGGCCACCCGCACCTCGGCGTGCTTGCTGTCCACCCGGCCCTTCTTGATCACGTTGGCGTACACGTCGTGTGCGAACGACGCCGACGCGGTGATGGTCAGGCCGGCGACGACCGCGAGGATCGTGGCGAACGCGACCGCGGAGATGAACCCGAGCAGCACCGGGCCGCCCAGTTCGAGCGCCAGCAGGGGGGCCGCCGAGTTCGTCGTGCCGGGCGCCTTGCTGATCTTCTCCGGCCCGACCAGCGCGCCGGCACCGTAGCCGAGCACGAGCGTGAACAGGTAGAAGATGCCGATCAGGACGATCGCCCAGACGACGGACTTCCGCGCGTCCTTGGCCGTCGGCACCGTGTAGAAGCGCATCAGCACGTGCGGCAGACCGGCCGTGCCCAGCACCAGCGCGATGCCCAGGGACAAGAAGTCGAGCTTGCTGGTCCCGGTCTTGCCGTACTGCTTGCCCGGGTCGAGCAGCGCCGCACCGGTCTTGCCGCCCTTGTCCACGGCGCCCTGGAGCAGGTGCGAGAAGTTGAACCCGAACTTGCCGAGCACCCACAGGGTCATCGCCAGCGCGCCGAGGATCAGCAGCACCGCCTTGATGATCTGCACCCAGGTGGTGCCCTTCATGCCCCCGATCAGCACGTACACGATCATCAGCACGCCGACGACCGCGATCACCAGGTTCTGGCCCCACTCGCCGGTGATGCCGAGCAGCAGGTTCACCAGTCCACCGGCACCCGCCATCTGCGCGAGCAGGTAGAAGAACGACACCGCGAGCGTGGACACCGCCGCGGCCGCCCGGATCGGCCGCTGCCGCATGCGGAACGCCACCACGTCGCCCAGGGTGAACTTGCCGGTGTTGCGCAGCAGCTCGGCGACCAGCAGCAGCGCGACGAGCCACGCGACGAGGAACCCGATGGAGTAGAGGAACCCGTCGTAACCGTTGACCGCGATGGCACCCGCGATGCCGAGGAACGACGCCGCGGACAGGTAGTCGCCGGAGATCGCGATGCCGTTCTGCGGGCCGGTGAACGAGCGGCCCGCGGCGTAGTAGTCGGAGGCGGTCCGCGTGTTGCGGCTGGCGCGGAACACGATCACGAGCGTGATCGCCACGAAGATCGCGAAGATGATGATGTTCAGCGTCGGGTTGCTGCCCTCGACGCCGGCCGCCAGTGCCGTCACCGGGCGCCTCCTTCGATTTCGCCGCGGATCTTGTCGGCGACCGGGTCGAGCTTGCGGTTGGCGTACCGCACGTAGAGGCCGGTGATGAGGAACGTCGACACGAACTGCAGCAAACCGATGAGCAGACCGACGTTGAAGTTGCCGGCCAGCTTCGTCGACATGAAGCCGTGGGCGTAGTCGGCGAGCAGGACGTAGACGAGGTACCAGACGAGGAAGAGGACGGTCATCGGGAAGACGAAGGTCCGCAACCTCTTGCGGAGCTCGGCGAACTCGGGGCTCGCCTGCACCTTCTGCCAGGTGTCACCCGGACCCGTCTCGTCGACGAGGTCCTGGTCGCTGGTGCTCACGGGACAACCTCCCTGTCCATGGTCTCTACCTCTTCCGATGTGTGGTGCGGGTAGATCTTGCCGTGAAACGTGAGACTTGTTGTTAATCCTTTTGGATGAATGATCTTACGCAGAGTTGAAGATCTTACGCCGGTTTAACCGGGAAATGTCCAGTTTCCGGCAGACCAAAGGGGAACAGCGCACGGAATAGGCCAACGGAAGGTAAAGGCAACCGCCGAAAAGGCCAAACTCGTGGGTGACGCGGCACCACCCGGGTGGGCGGCTGCGGGAGGACCAGCTACTTGCGGTGCCTGCCCCGGCCCATCCGCACCCGCTCCTCGGCCTGCCCGAACCGCGCGACGGCGCGGTCCCGCATGAAACCCAGCCGGTCCGGGGCGTGCAGGCGCAACATGATCGGGTTGACGTCCGCCGGTTTGCCGTTCGGCGTGGCGAGGCTGACCAGGATCGTCACGGCGAACGCCACCGGCACGGTGATCAGCGCCGGCTGGTCGGCGAACCACGGCGCGGGGTCGCCGGTGAACCGGCTCACCATCTCGACGCCCAGCGCACCGAGCACCAGACCGCCGCCGAAGATCATCCCGGCCATCGCGCCCGGCCAGGTCAGCCCGCGCCACCACACACCGAGCAGCAGCAGGGGCGAGAACGTCGACGCCGCGAGCGCGAACGACATCCCCACGCTCAGCGACAGGTCGTTCGGCCGCAACACCAGCGCCAGCGCGAACGGCACCAGCCCGACCACACCGGCGGCGATGCGGAAGTCCAGCACCCGGCCCTTCGACAGGTCCGTGGACACCACCCCGGCGAGGCTCACCAGCAGCCCCGACGACGTGGACAGGAACGCCGCGAACGCCCCGGCCAGCACGACCGCGCCGATCACCTGCCCGGCCACCCCCGGCACCATCGCCGACGGCAGCCGCAGCACCGCCGCGTCGGTCTGGCCGGTCACCAGCAGCTCCGGCACGTACATCCGGGACAACGCACCGAGGATGATCGGGAACAGGTAGAACAGCCCGAGCAGCAACAGGACGTGCAGCGTGGTCCGGCGCGCCGACCGGCCGTCCGGGTTGGTGTAGAAGCGGACCAGCACGTGCGGCAACCCCATCGTGCCGAGGAACGTCGCGAAGATCAGCGAGTACGTCTGGAGCAGGTCCGCGAGGCCACCCGACCCCGGCCGCAGCCAGTCGCTGTTGGCGGCCTTCGCGTCGGTGACGGTCGGCACCGCTGTGCCCGCCGGGAACCGCACCTGCGTGCCCTGGCTCAGCCGCTGCGCCGAACCCTGCACCCAGATCTCCGCGTGCTCGGTCGCCGCGCCCGCGGGCCGCACCGCCACCTGCGTCAGCGTACCGACCTCGAACGTGACGTCGGTGCGGATGTCCACAGTGGTCTCGGCGCCGAACACGGGCGGCGCTGGCGAGCCGAGCGAACCCGCCGGGCCGGGTTTGCCGCCGGCCAGGAACACCGCGCACAACGCGAACGCCGGCAGCGCGATCGCGAACAGCTTGAGCCAGTACTGGAAGGCCTGCACCACGGTGATCGCCCGCATGCCGCCCGCGATGACGTTGATGCCGACCAGCGCGAACACCGTGACCGCGCCGACCCAGCCGGGCACCGACAGCACCGTCGTCAGGGCCAGCCCGGCGCCCTGCAACTGCGGGACCATGTAGAGGATCCCGATGAACACCACGAAGAACGTGCCGCACCGGCGCAACGCGACCGACCCGAGGCGCGCCTCCAGGAAATCCGGCAACGTGTAGGCACCCGAGCGGCGCAACGGCGCCGCCACGAACAACATCAGTGCCAGGTAGCCCGCGGCGAAACCGATCGGGAACCACAACCCGTCGGCGCCCTCCTTGAGGATGATCCCCGCGATACCGAGGAACGACGCGGCCGACAGGTACTCACCGGAGATCGCGGCGGCGTTGCGGCGCGACCGGACGGTGCGGCGGGCGACCAGGAAGTCGTGCGTGGTGTTGGCGAACCGGGACGAGCGGTGACCCAGGTAGAAGGTCATCGCGGCGACGGTCGCGATGCCGCTCAGCGCCCACGGGTTCAGCTGCACGATCCGGATTGTCCCCTGCTCCGCGACCGGGCCGGCAGGCCGGTCACGACTCGATCATGTCCACGAAGTCCCGCTCGTGCCGCTCGGCCAGCTGGTTGTGGACCAGGCCCGCGAGCAGCAGCAACGGGAACGGCAGCAGCCCGAGCAACAGCCACGCCAGCGGCACCCCGACCACGCGCAACGCGGCGAAGTCCGGCCACACGTAGAAGGCGACCGGCAGCGCACCGAGCACCACCAGCACCAGCACGCTCAGCCCGATCGCGGTCCGCAGCTGGTGCTTGACCAGGTCGCGGATCAGCACCTCGTCCCAGCTGGTCTGCTGCTCCAGCTCCAGGCGCGCCCGCAGCGTCGGCGTGCTCCGCCGCGACCGCGGATCGGCCAGCACCACCCGCTGGCGCTTCGGCGGTTTCGACGGCTCGGACGGCGGCTCCGGCGGCGGCACCGCCGGGACCGGCTCCACCGACGCCGGCTGGTAGCTCTTGCCCAGCGTCGGATCCGGTTCGCGCACCCCGTCGACGCGGCGGTAGAAGTCCTCGGTCATCGACCACCCGTGAGGCGGTCCTTGAGCTCACGGGTGTGCCGGCGGGAGACCGGGAGCAGCTTCTCCTCGTTGCCGATCACGACCTGGTAGCCGCCCTGGCCCATGCGCAGCTCGGTGATCAGGTTCAGCGCGACGAGGAAGGACCGGTGGATCCGCACGAAACCGGCCTTCGCCCAGCGCTCCTCGAGCTGGGTCAGCGGGATGCGCACCAGGTGGCTGCTGCCGTCCTTGGTGAACAGGCGCGCGTAGTCGCCCTGCGCCTCGACCCACCGAACCGACGAGCGCGGCACCAGCTTCGTGGTCCCGGCGAGCTCGACCGGGATCACCTCGTCGTCGTCGGACGCGTCGGGCGCCGCGGCACCCGGACCCGGTGGCGCGACCGTCTTCAGCTTCTCCAGGACCCGGTCGACCGCCCGGTCCAGCCGGTGCTGGTTGCACGGCTTGAGCAGGTAGTCGACGGCACCCAGGTCGAACGCGTTGACGGCCTCGTGGGCGTGCCCGGTGACGAACACCAGCACCGGCGCGGGGTTGAGCGCGGAGAACACGCGCGCCATCTCCATCCCGGACAACCCGGGCATCTGCAGGTCGGCGAACACCGCGTCGATCGCGGGCAGTCCCCGGTCCTTGCGCTCACGCAGCTCCGGATCGTCCGACGCGAGCAGCCGCAGCGCCTCGGCCGCGTCCACCGCCTTGAACACCCGGCCGATGTGCGGGTTGTTCCGCAGCGTGTCGACCAGCAGGTTCAACCCGTGCGGCTCGTCGTCCACGGCCAGGACGAGGAGTCTTCTGGTGTCTTGTTGCGCACTCACAGTGACTCGCATCCTGCCCACTACCGGGTGCGATGTCCATACCGCGAATGAATGTCGAACCGGGCCTGGCGGCGGTGCGCGTTGCCGTCGGGACGACGCGCACGGCGTCAGATCCCGTAGCGGGACCAGGCCACGCGCTGTGCCACCGCGTCCAGGAGCGCGTGGGCGGCCGCCGGCGCGCCGAGGCCCAGCCGCGCGAGCAGCGGCTTCTTCGGCTCGGCGACGGTGATCTCGGCGTCCGGGTAGCGCTGCCCGACGATCTCCCGCAGGTTGCCGATCCCGTCGACCAGGCCGAGATCGACAGCCTTCGCGCCCAGCCACACGTCACCGGAGAACAGCTCCTCGGTGTCGGTCAGCCGGTCACCGCGGCGCTCCCGCACCCAATCCACGAACATCTCGTGCAGCTGGGCGTGCATCTTCTTCAGCCACTCGACGTCCTCCGGCTTCTCCGGGGCGAACGGGTCGAGCCGCTTCTTGTTCTCCCCCGCCGTGTGCACGCGCCGCTCGATGCCGAATCGCTCCAGCAGGCCGGTGAACCCGAACCCGCCGCTGATCACCCCGATCGAGCCGACCATCGACGTGCGGTGGGCGTAGATCTCGTCCGCCGCGCAGGCCAGCCAGTAGCCGCCGGACGCCGCGACGTCCTCGCAGAACGCCAGCACCGGCACGCCCGGCTTCGTCGCCGCGAGCTGGCGGATCCGCTCGGCGACCAGCCCGGACTGGGTCGGCGCCCCGCCCGGCGAGTTGATCAGCAACGCGACCGCCTTGAGCCGGTCGTGGTCGAACGCCCGCGTCAGCGCCGACTCGACGGCTGCGAGGTTTATGGTGCCGCGCGCCAGCGGCGAGGGCGTCGGCGTGATCACGCCGTGCAGCTTGACGACCGCCACCACGTCCTTGCGGTCGCCCCGGTCGCCGATGCGCGGGATCCTGCTGGTCAGCCTGTCGGTCACGCTGGTCATGGCGCCAGGTTACGGACTCCCTCGGATTTGTGCAGACGGCCGTTGCGGGCCGGCTCCGGCGGGCCACCGGCGTAGTCCGGCAGGTCGGTGCGCACCCCGGGCGCGAACTTCGGCACCCGCAGCGTCACCTTCATCCCCGCGCCCGGTGCGGTCTCCACCATCAGCGCGTACTCGTCACCGAACAGCTGACGCATCCGCGCGTTGATGTTGCCCAGTCCCACGTGCGCACCGGTGCGGTGCGAGTTGCGGAGATCGGCCAGCCGCGCCGGGTCCATGCCGATGCCGTCGTCCTCGACGCTGATCAACGCCTCGGTGCCGTGGTCGGAGGCGATCACGGTGACCATGCCGCCGGTCGGTTTGTTCGCCAGGCCGTGCTGAACCGCGTTCTCCACCAGGGGCTGGATGATCAGGAACGGCACCACGACCGACAGCACCTCGGGCGCGATCTTCAGCCGCACCTCGAGGCGGCCACCGAAGCGGGCCCGCTCGATCGTCAGGTACCGGTCGATGTTGCGCAGCTCGTCGGCGAGCGTGGTGAACATGCCGGAGGTGCGGAACGAGTAGCGCGTGAAGTCGGCGAACTCCTGCAGCAGCTCACGCGCCTCCTCCGGGTCCGTGCGGATCAGCGCGGAAATCGTGTTCAGCGCGTTGTAGATGAAGTGCGGGGAGATCTGCGCCCGCAACGCCTTGATCTCGGCCTGCTGCAGCTGGTGCTTGGACTCCTCGAAGCGGGCCAGCTCGAACTGGGTGGTGACGAACTGGGCGACCGCGTCGGCCATCTGGATCAGGCGCTTGCCGGTGCTGCGGCCGACCACGATCAGCGCGGCCTCGACCTCTTCCTCGACGAGCAGCGGCACGATCACCGCGGTCTTCATCTTGCAGGTGCCCCGGTGGTCGCAGGGGACGTCGTCGTGCGACACGACCTCGCGGCGCGCCTTGCGGATCGACAACGCCACCGCGTCGGCCAGGTCGAGGTAGTGGTCGTTCGCCTCGCCGTCCCAGGAAACCAGCGTGCCTTCGTTGTCGGTGATGCCGACCGCGACGCACTTGAGCAGTTCGAGCAGCTGCGAGGTGATCCGGTCGGCACTGGCCTGGTCGAAGCCCTCCCGGAGGTCCGGGGTGGCGCGGGACATGTGGTAGACGGCTTCGAGGACCGCGTCCTCGATCGAGCTGCTCGGCTTACGCGTCCGCGCGAGGACCACGATCAGGACGATCAGCAGAACACCCGCGACGCTCCACGGAATGATTTGCGAGATCGGCAGATCGGACACGCGTCAATGCTCTGTGCTCATGACGCGGCGTGCAAGCACTTGATCGCACTTTCTGTGGTGGCGTCGCCACCCGGTGGGGTGATGCACTACTTCAGCAGCCGCGACAGGCGCCGGTCCGCCAGCGGTTTGCCGCCCGTCTGACACGTCGGACAGTACTGAAAGGACTTGTCGGCGAAGGACACCTCCCGCACGGTGTCCCCGCACACCGGGCACGGCAGGCCGGTCCGCGCGTGCACCCGCAGACCGGACCGCTTCTCGCCCTTGAGGCGCGCCGCGTCCTGACCCACGGACCGCTCGACCGCGCCGGTCAGGATCTCGTGCATCGCGGCGGCCAGGCGGTCCAGCGCATCGTCGGACAGCTTGCCCGCGGTGGCGAACGGCGACAGCCGCGCGGCGTGCAGGATCTCGTCGGAGTAGGCGTTGCCGATCCCCGCGATCACCGACTGGTCGGTGAGCACCCACTTGAGCCGCTCGGTCCGGCCCGCCAGCAGTCCGGCGAGCGCTTCCCGGTGCAGCTCCAGCGCGTCCGGGCCGAGCCGCGCGACGCTCGGCACGTCGTGCCGGTCCCGCACCACCCACACCGCGAGGCCCTTCTTCGTGCCCGCCTCGGTGAGGTCGAAACCGCGGTCCCCGAAGTGGACCCGCAACGCGATCGGTCCCTTGCCCGGCTTCGGCGGCGCGGGCGAGAGGTTGTCCGCCCAGCGGAGCCAGCCCGCGCGGGCCAGGTGCACCACCAGGTGCAGGCCGTCGCAGTCGAGGTCGAGGTGCTTGCCGAACCGGCCCGCGCCGGTCACCGCACGCCCGTGCAGGTCGGTGTAGGGCGGGTCGAACGTTTTCAGCACAGCCAGCGAGGCCACGTCGACCCGGCTGACCAACCGGCCCACCGCGTGCTCACGCAGGTGGTACGCCAGTGCTTCGACCTCGGGCAGCTCGGGCATGGTTACTCCATCGGCCGCAGCGGGCCGTCGAAGTCCGGGCCCGACTCCCGCTGGATCGTCTTGGCGAGCCTGGTGAGCTCACCCCGCACCCGGAACATGCCGGAGATGATCCCGACCCAGCGCTCCGGCGGGGGATCACCGGTGATGCCGCCGTCGGTCTCCGCGACGACCGTCCACGGCCGGTTCAGCACCCAGCGCAGCGGGAAGAACACCGCGATCAGCAACAACCCGTAGATCACCCACGGCGGCACCACCACGGTGTCGGGCAGCCAGGCGACCAGGATGACGGCCAGCAGGATGCACACGGCGAGCATCGCGATGCCCGAGGTGTGACTGCCGGAGATGTCCCGCTCGAAGTCCTCGGCGGTTGCCGGGCGGCGCCATTCCATCTGCGCCCGGACGACCCAGTCGCGGCCGTCGCTTCCCCGCACCACGCGGTTCATCTCTCGCTGCCTCCCGCCATGGTCGTACGCCCGTCCAACCGTAGCGTGGGTTCCGGGCGCCGCGCGAGGCGCGGACGAAGATCGACTACTTGGATGACCCCTTGCCGGAGCCGTTACCCGGTGGCGCGGACTGCGTCAGCCACCACGCCGACGACCACGACGGCGGCCCGGCCGACTCGGTCTGCGCCGGCTTGTCCTTGTCGCCGCTCTTGCCCCCACCCTTGTCACCGCCCTTGTCACGGCCCTTGCCCTTGCCCGGCTTGTCCGGTGACGGGGTCTGCGTGGACGAGTACGGCGTCTCGTCCGTGGCCGGCAGGTCGTCGCGCGCGCTGCCGGTCGACGAGGACTGGGTGGGCTCACCGGAATCCACGCGGCCCTCCGCCGCGCCCGTCTGCTCCACGCCCGCCGGCTGTTGCTGCGCGGGCGGCTGCACCGGCGCCCCCGGCCCGGCCGGTGACGCCGCGGCCCGGGGATCCTGCCCCGGGCGAACCGGCGCCCCGGGATAGGACAGCGTGACGTCGTCGGGCGCGATCAGCACCTGCGGCGGCGGGCTCAGCCGTTGATCCGGCTCCGCGATCCGCAGCTCGACCGCGCCCTGCGCGGGCAGGCCCACCGGATGCGACTCGTCCACCACCGCCGGCCCCACCGCGAACCCGACCACACCCGCCGCGGTGGTCGACACCAGCGCCACCCCGACCTTGAGCTTCGACACCAGCACCGTCTTCAGCGTGGTGAGCGCACCGGATGCCCCGCCGGCGCCACCGGCCACCGCCACCGACGCCGGCACCAGCAACGCCACCGCCCCCGCGTGCGCCCGCAGCGACGAGCACACGTCACGCAGCTCGGCGTGCATCGCCCGGCACGACGCGCAAACCAGCAGGTGCCCGCGAACCCGGCTCGCCTCTGCACCGGTGACACTGCCCGCCGTGTAGCCGCCGAGCTTCTCGATCACCCCGCGGCAACTCACGTCCGAAGTCCGGTTCACCGCCAGGTGCGCCTGGAGGTACGCCGCCCGCAAACCCTGCCGCGCCCGCCGCGCCAGCGCCGCCGTCGCGTTCGCGCTCAACCCGAAATGCGGCGCCACCACCGCCGGCTGCTCACCCTCGACCTCGGTCTGCCACAACACCGTCCGCCACCGCTCCGGCAGACTCGTGAACGCGGTGGTGATCAAGGTGTGCTCGGCCGTGCGGGCATGCGCGTCCGCACCGGCGCCCGCACGCGAGGTCAGCTCGTCGTCGGTGACCGGCACATCGCGGCGTGCCCCGTGCCACTCCCACGACACCCGGCGCGCCACCGTCAGCAGGTAGGCGCGCACATGCTCCTTCGGGCCCTTCCCGCGGCGCAACGCCTGCAACACGCGGAAGAACGTCTCGGCCGTGATGTCCTCGGCCTCCGACGCATCGGCGGCCAGGCTCCGGGCCAGCCTGCGAACGGCGGAGGCGTGCAGCTCGAACAGCTCGCGGAACGCGGCATCCTCACCGGCCCGCAGCCGGCTCAGCAGAACCTGCTCGTCCGCCGATGACGAACGCTGTTCCGGCACCGCCGCCTCGTCCGACATGCGGCCAGCCACCTCCTCCCCCGCGGGACTAACCCGTTCGGTTGAATGGAGTCACCATACGGAGCGAAACGCTCCCCGTCACCCCTTGTGCTCCGGGAGTGACCGAGTTCCCTCCGGCAAGCGATACCCCACCCAAGATCACCCCCACACCACCACCCCGTCAACCCGGCGAACCAGACCGGTATAGACTCTCCCTCGCACCGGTGAACCGGAGCACGCGGACGTAGCGCAGCTGGTAGCGCATCACCTTGCCAAGGTGAGGGTCGCGGGTTCGAATCCCGTCGTCCGCTCGCAGCTGGCCGCCCCCTGCTCGCGGAGTGCGCTCGCCGGGGGCTGCTCGCCATCGTTCCGGGGGTCGAACCCCCGGGCCCCCGCCAGGGTGGGCTTCGCCCCCCTGGACCCCCCGCCGCGGTGCCGGTTGCATTGTTATCTCGCCTGTTGAAGGGTTCCTGCTTCAGCTGGCCGAACCCTGCCGCGGGAAGCGCTCGCCGAGAACTGCTCGCCACCGTTCCGGGGGTCGAACCCCCGGGCCCCCGCCAGGGTGGGCTTCGCCTCCCTGGACCCCCCGCCGCGGTGCCGGGTTCGTTGTCAGGTCGCCTTCCGAAGGGTTCCTCCTTCAGCTGGCTGAGCCCTGCTCGCGGGAAGCGCTCGCCATCGTTCGGGGGGCGAACCGCCGAACACTGCCAGGGTGGGCGACGCCCCTGGACCCCCGCGGTGCCGGGTTTGGTGTCGGGTTGTCTGGCGAAGGGTTCCTGTTCAAGCTGGCCGAACCCCTCGCGGCTGAAGCGTTCGCGGGGTCAGGTGTCTCGGCGGATCATTCGGCCGGCGCCGGCGGCTACCGTGGTGGCCAGGATCCAGCCCATCGCGGTGAAACCGTTGCTCACCCACTTGTCCAGATCGTGCATGTACCAGCGGCCCTTGTTGCCGAAATCCACGATCGGCACCAGGAGGTCCGCGGTGTAGAGCACCGGGTTCCACTCCAGGCCCGTCTCCTGCTGATCAACCGCACAACGCGGGCCGCTCACCATGTACCGGATCGGGTCCTTCACACACGAATCGGTGCCCAGACCGAAATAGACGCTGCCCGCGGCCAGCAACGCGATCAACCACGCCAGCGCCCGCACCGGGCGGTAACCGTAGCCGACCATCCACCGCTGCAACCAGCTCCACAACCGCACCCCGGGACCCAGCACCCGGTAACCCCGGGCGAGAGCCTCGTACCGGTACTGCTGCTTCTTAAACAACACCGTCGACGCGTGCTCCTCGTTGCCGCTGTTGCGCAGCATCGCGGCGAGCTGGTCGTACGGCCCCGGCCGGTACCCCGCCATCGCCGTGCGCAGCCGCTCGATGCGGTCCCGCACGGCGGCGTCGTCCTTCATGTCGATCGGCTGCTTGAGCACGTCGTAGCGGAAGTCTTCGAGCTCGATACCGCCCTCGGCGCGCCAGAAGTGCTCGTTGTCCGCCAGCGTCTGGCAGTGCGCGTGCCGCATCACGATGGCGCCCGCGGCCGGCCGGGCGAGGGTGAGCAGGAACTCGTCCGCCCCCACGTCACTCACGTCGAGCGCCACCCCGTGCTTGTTCAGCGCACCCAGCACGGCACCGGTGAAGTCGATCCGGCGGCCCGCCGCCGCGCCATCCATGTTCACGCCGCCCGCGGCGTGGAACGGCTGCTCACCGGCGTTGGTGAGGATGATGTCGCGGCCCACCTTCACGGTCCGCAGGTCCACCGAAAAACTGGTCCGGTTGCGCACCGCGGGCTCGGTCACGTCGGTGCCGTAGAGGTAGACGCTGCCGCCCACCTCCACGCCCTGCAACCGCAGGGTGCCCTCGATCGTCGCCTCGTGCAGGTGCAGGTTGCCCGCCACCTTCATCCGGCGGGCGGACAGCACGTCCCGCTCCGCGTGCCGCAGCCCCACGCGGCCGGCCA
The sequence above is a segment of the Amycolatopsis viridis genome. Coding sequences within it:
- a CDS encoding Fpg/Nei family DNA glycosylase produces the protein MPELPEVEALAYHLREHAVGRLVSRVDVASLAVLKTFDPPYTDLHGRAVTGAGRFGKHLDLDCDGLHLVVHLARAGWLRWADNLSPAPPKPGKGPIALRVHFGDRGFDLTEAGTKKGLAVWVVRDRHDVPSVARLGPDALELHREALAGLLAGRTERLKWVLTDQSVIAGIGNAYSDEILHAARLSPFATAGKLSDDALDRLAAAMHEILTGAVERSVGQDAARLKGEKRSGLRVHARTGLPCPVCGDTVREVSFADKSFQYCPTCQTGGKPLADRRLSRLLK
- a CDS encoding DUF983 domain-containing protein codes for the protein MNRVVRGSDGRDWVVRAQMEWRRPATAEDFERDISGSHTSGIAMLAVCILLAVILVAWLPDTVVVPPWVIYGLLLIAVFFPLRWVLNRPWTVVAETDGGITGDPPPERWVGIISGMFRVRGELTRLAKTIQRESGPDFDGPLRPME
- a CDS encoding sigma-70 family RNA polymerase sigma factor gives rise to the protein MSDEAAVPEQRSSSADEQVLLSRLRAGEDAAFRELFELHASAVRRLARSLAADASEAEDITAETFFRVLQALRRGKGPKEHVRAYLLTVARRVSWEWHGARRDVPVTDDELTSRAGAGADAHARTAEHTLITTAFTSLPERWRTVLWQTEVEGEQPAVVAPHFGLSANATAALARRARQGLRAAYLQAHLAVNRTSDVSCRGVIEKLGGYTAGSVTGAEASRVRGHLLVCASCRAMHAELRDVCSSLRAHAGAVALLVPASVAVAGGAGGASGALTTLKTVLVSKLKVGVALVSTTAAGVVGFAVGPAVVDESHPVGLPAQGAVELRIAEPDQRLSPPPQVLIAPDDVTLSYPGAPVRPGQDPRAAASPAGPGAPVQPPAQQQPAGVEQTGAAEGRVDSGEPTQSSSTGSARDDLPATDETPYSSTQTPSPDKPGKGKGRDKGGDKGGGKSGDKDKPAQTESAGPPSWSSAWWLTQSAPPGNGSGKGSSK